A genomic window from Agrobacterium tumefaciens includes:
- a CDS encoding aromatic alcohol reductase, whose product MNQTVSNVKSRNILVLGAGELGMPVLRNLARRAKKIENAKISVLLRASAIDSDFPPKQRDVAEIRDLGIDIVVGDLVKSSVDELASLFSHYDTVIGCTGYAAGINTPMKLAKAALQSGIPRYFPWQFGVDFEAIGRGGPQDIFDAQLDVRELLRSQSKTDWVIISTGMFMSYLFEPEFGVVDFENSTVRALGSYDTAVTVTTPDDIGVLAAEIVFYEPTISNEIVFLAGDTVTYGELADKLEAALNRPFSRSEWTVPVLMEELAADPQNMMRKYRAAFGIGRGMSWDKAGTFNVHEGIKVTDVSDWINVNLSAR is encoded by the coding sequence ATGAATCAGACAGTTTCCAACGTGAAGTCACGAAACATTCTCGTTCTCGGGGCAGGGGAACTCGGCATGCCCGTCCTTCGCAATCTGGCCCGTCGTGCCAAAAAGATTGAAAACGCGAAGATCAGCGTTTTGCTGCGTGCCAGCGCCATTGATTCCGACTTCCCGCCGAAGCAGCGTGACGTTGCTGAAATACGCGACCTGGGTATCGATATCGTCGTAGGCGATCTGGTGAAGAGTTCGGTTGATGAGTTGGCGTCCTTGTTCTCTCACTATGACACCGTGATCGGCTGCACGGGCTATGCAGCGGGGATCAACACTCCGATGAAGCTGGCCAAGGCAGCGCTGCAGTCCGGGATTCCCCGCTATTTCCCGTGGCAATTCGGCGTCGATTTCGAAGCAATCGGTCGAGGCGGGCCACAGGACATCTTCGATGCCCAGCTTGATGTGCGTGAACTCCTGCGATCTCAAAGTAAGACCGACTGGGTTATCATCTCCACCGGCATGTTCATGAGCTATCTCTTCGAACCGGAATTCGGCGTCGTTGATTTTGAGAATAGCACAGTGAGAGCACTCGGAAGCTACGATACGGCTGTTACGGTGACGACGCCTGACGACATCGGGGTGCTCGCCGCAGAAATTGTGTTTTACGAGCCGACTATCAGCAATGAAATCGTCTTTCTGGCTGGCGACACGGTTACCTATGGCGAGCTTGCGGACAAACTTGAAGCAGCTTTGAACAGACCTTTCAGTCGCTCCGAGTGGACTGTTCCGGTTCTCATGGAAGAACTAGCAGCCGACCCTCAGAACATGATGCGCAAATACCGTGCAGCCTTTGGTATCGGGCGAGGCATGTCGTGGGACAAGGCGGGCACGTTCAACGTCCACGAGGGCATAAAGGTGACGGATGTGTCTGATTGGATCAACGTCAACCTGAGCGCAAGGTAA